A genomic stretch from Setaria italica strain Yugu1 chromosome VII, Setaria_italica_v2.0, whole genome shotgun sequence includes:
- the LOC101755475 gene encoding probable aldo-keto reductase 2 yields MAAAPVTLPRMKLGSQGMEVSALGLGCMGMSAYYGPPKPEPDMIALIHHAVAAGVTLLDTSDVYGPHTNELLLGKALQGGVREKVQLATKFGIRLDADGSREIRGDPAYVRASCEGSLKRLGVDCIDLYYQHRIDTRVPIEITVGELKKLVEEGKIKYIGLSEASASTIRRAHAVHPITAVQIEWSLWSRDVEAEIIPTCRELGIGIVAYSPLGRGFLSSGPNLVSTLSDQDFRKDLPRFQPENLKKNALIFEKVNAMAVRKGCTPSQLALAWVHHQGTDVCPIPGTTKIENFNNNVAALSVKLMPEDMAELESYASEEVQGDRYHDFLNTWNDSETPPLSSWKAE; encoded by the exons ATGGCTGCTGCTCCGGTGACGCTGCCGCGCATGAAGCTGGGGTCGCAGGGGATGGAGGTCTCGGCGCTGGGCCTGGGCTGCATGGGCATGTCCGCCTACTACGGCCCGCCCAAGCCGGAGCCGGACATGATCGCGCTCATccaccacgccgtcgccgccggcgtcaccCTCCTCGACACCTCCGACGTCTACGGGCCCCACaccaacgagctcctcctgggCAAGGCGCTGCAGGGAGGGGTGAGGGAGAAGGTGCAGCTCGCCACCAAGTTCGGCATACGCCTGGACGCCGACGGCTCACGGGAGATCCGCGGCGACCCGGCGTACGTGCGCGCGTCGTGCGAGGGCAGCCTGAAGCGTCTCGGCGTCGACTGCATCGACCTCTACTACCAGCACCGCATTGACACCAGGGTTCCCATCGAAATCACG GTAGGTGAACTCAAGAAACTAGTCGAAGAGGGTAAGATAAAGTACATTGGCCTGTCCGAAGCATCGGCATCGACAATCAGGAGGGCGCACGCAGTTCATCCCATCACTGCTGTCCAGATAGAGTGGTCTCTCTGGTCAAGAGATGTTGAAGCAGAGATAATCCCAACTTGCAG GGAGCTCGGCATTGGAATAGTGGCATACAGTCCACTAGGCAGAGGGTTCTTGTCAAGCGGGCCTAACCTTGTCAGCACACTTTCTGATCAAGATTTCCGCAAG GATTTGCCTAGGTTTCAGCCAGAAAATCTCAAGAAGAATGCCTTGATATTTGAGAAAGTCAATGCAATGGCAGTAAGGAAGGGCTGCACCCCATCTCAGCTGGCGTTGGCTTGGGTTCACCACCAGGGAACTGATGTCTGCCCCATACCTGGAACAACAAAGATTGAGAATTTCAACAATAATGTAGCGGCATTGTCCGTGAAGCTCATGCCTGAAGACATGGCTGAGCTTGAATCCTATGCCTCTGAAGAAGTTCAGGGCGATCGGTACCATGACTTCCTCAACACTTGGAACGATTCTGAGACCCCTCCCTTGTCCTCCTGGAAGGCTGAGTAA
- the LOC101755069 gene encoding probable aldo-keto reductase 3, with translation MAAAPVSVPRMKLGSQGLEVSALGLGCMGMSAVYGERKPEADMVSLLRHAVAAGVTFLDTSDVYGPHTNELLLGEALRGGAREEVQLSTKFGITPDLREVRGDPAYVRAACEGSLRRLSVECIDLYYQHRIDTTVPVEATIGELKKLVEEGKIKYIGLSEASASTIRRAHAVHPITAVQLEWSLWSRDVEQDIIPTCRELGIGIVAYSPLGRGFFSSGAKLVNELPDGDFRKNLPRFQPENLEKNALIFERVSAMAARKGCTTSQLALAWVHHQGSDVCPIPGTTKIANFNQNLGALSVKLTPEEMTELESYAATDDVQGDRYHRTFLNTWRDSETPPLSSWKGN, from the exons ATGGCGGCAGCGCCGGTGTCCGTGCCGCGCATGAAGCTGGGGTCGCAGGGGCTGGAGGTCTCGGCGCTGGGCCTGGGCTGCATGGGCATGTCGGCGGTGTACGGCGAGCGCAAGCCCGAGGCCGACATGGTCTCGCTCCTCCGCCAcgctgtcgccgccggcgtcaccTTCCTCGACACCTCCGACGTCTACGGCCCTCACaccaacgagctcctcctcggcgAGGCGCTGCGGGGCGGGGCGCGGGAGGAGGTGCAGCTCTCCACCAAGTTCGGCATCACGCCGGACTTGAGGGAGGTGCGCGGCGACCCGGCATACGTGCGCGCGGCGTGCGAGGGCAGCCTCCGGCGGCTCAGCGTTGAGTGCATCGACCTCTACTACCAGCACCGCATCGACACCACGGTGCCCGTCGAGGCCACG ATTGGTGAGCTCAAGAAGCTGGTTGAAGAAGGGAAGATAAAATACATCGGACTATCCGAAGCGTCTGCATCGACAATCAGAAGAGCGCATGCAGTTCATCCCATCACCGCCGTCCAGCTGGAGTGGTCTCTCTGGTCACGAGATGTCGAACAAGATATAATCCCAACCTGCAG AGAACTTGGCATTGGTATCGTGGCATACAGTCCATTAGGCAGAGGGTTTTTCTCCAGTGGAGCTAAACTGGTCAACGAACTGCCTGACGGTGATTTTCGCAAG AATCTACCAAGATTCCAGCCTGAGAACCTGGAGAAGAACGCCCTGATATTTGAGCGTGTCAGTGCGATGGCCGCAAGGAAAGGATGCACCACATCGCAGCTCGCTCTAGCCTGGGTTCACCATCAGGGAAGTGATGTCTGCCCTATACCTGGAACCACAAAGATCGCCAACTTCAACCAGAACCTCGGAGCGTTGTCGGTGAAGCTCACGCCCGAGGAGATGACAGAGCTCGAGTCCTATGCCGCCACAGACGATGTCCAAGGTGACCGGTATCACAGGACATTTCTAAACACCTGGAGAGATTCTGAGACCCCTCCTTTGTCATCTTGGAAGGGCAATTAG